TGCCGGGTTTTCGGCAAATGTTATTGCATTAATGGAAGAGGTCGTTATTGGCATGAATAGCAAGCACATCACTACTTCACAAATGCGCACAACGGCATCTACAACCTCAACTTCTTTTGAGAACTTCCTGGTGGAATCTTTTGTACCGGCGTACGATAGGATGCAGGAGTAATACTTGTTTGAAAAAACAGGCTGACGGAAAGTAAATTGGCAAGTATTCGGGAAAGTTATCCATTTTTTCAGGTGTTTATAACAGCGACTTTTGACATGTGAAAACAATAAACACACGCAAAATATGAGAACATTGAAATTTATGATACTTACGGTATCGATAGTTTTGGGAACTATAAGCGGTTATGCTCAGGGAGCAAAAACTACAAAACCTACTATAATTTTTGTTCATGGTATATGGGCAGATGGTTCTTCATGGACAAGCCAGATTAATGATTTACAAGCCAAAGGATACCCTGTTATCTCGGTTCAGAATCCGATTACTTCATTAAGTGATGATGTGGCAGCTACCAAAAGAGCGATTGACAGGGCAGAAGGTAATGTTATCCTGGTGGGCCATTCATGGGGTGGTTTTGTGATCACACAAGCAGGTAATGATCCTAAAGTTATTGGTCTGGTTTATGTTGCTGCTCTTGTTCCAGATTTAGGTGAAACCTTACCATCTTTATCTGCTAAAGGGCCGGCAGTTAATTTAAAGGACTATTTTGAACCTGTGGGTGGATTTGTGTATTTATCTAAAGAGGGGGTGAAAACTGTATTTGCACAAGATCTTACTGGCAAGCAGCAAAATTTGATCTATGCGACTCAAACCCCTGCATCTCAAACTGTATTCGGTGATCAGAGTGGCGAACCTGCCTGGAAGCAAAAACCAAGCTGGTATATTGTGGCCAAAAGCGACAAAGCTATACATCCGGACCTGGAGCGGTTTATGGCAAAAAGGAGCCATGCAAAAACTATAGAAATTGAGGCTAGTCATGTAGTGATGATCTCACATGCTAAGGAAGTGTTAGCTGTGATTGAAGAAGCAGCAAATTCGAAAAAATAAGAATATTATTAACTTTTTGATATGGACAAGTCTGAATAAGGCTTGTCTTTTTTTTGTTCGAATTGTTCATCTTTTGCTGATATAGCTGTCAGCTCTTTTTTATGCAGAATAAAACCTGATATTAGTTTCACGTTTAATCTCATACGCATGAAACCTTGTCTTTTATACAGAAAAATAGTTTAAGGTAAAAAGGCGAAAACACCTTAAATAATCAGGTATTTCTATCTCGTTATAACTCAATATTTTGAAATAATTTAGCCGTTCTCAATAGCAATAGGGCGTAAACTGAAAAGCCATAAAAGAGTAAGTATTTTAATCTAAATCAAATATTACAATGGGACAATTTGCCTCCATTATTTCCCTGACCAGGAAAGAAATTCTGACATTAACGGAAACACATATCACGGATATTCCAACCGCTATTAAGGATCTGAATTTAATTACTACTTCTCTCACTCCACGCAGGAAGGTTTCAGCTCCTCCACCTTTTCCTGATTCTGATTTGTCTGACTCCCTGCTTTCTAAGGCTATTGGTAAAGCAATTAATTCAGCATATCTGGAATCAAGATACCTATTTAAGGCTATTTTTCCATCAGTTGATCTGCCACTGGAAAATAATGATTTTGGTGTTGTACTTAATTATGGACCCGTGATGGGTGATTTTAAGAGCCTGACCAATCAACTTTCTCTTTTTTTGACGAACAGTAATTTACAACCCTTACTTGCTGGGGAATTAGCCAGACAACTACAACCACAGGTGATGGCAAGCGGAAATACACCATCTGCAACTTTTGGCAGGGTGGCAACACCTAATCTGGCGATCGTTGATCCGCTGATTACGGTAGAATATTTGTTTTGGGTTGCATCTTTTGGAATATTCCGTACTGAAGAAATAAATCCGTCCGGTGAATCCAATTATGCCGTGGTCTACAGTTGTAGTGCTGCCAATGGAACATTGCAAAGTATTATGAAATAACATCTTATTAAATAAATAAAGAAATCATGGAAAATTCGAATACCATTCAACCGCTAAAAGAAACACAAACAGCTATTACTGCTGATGTTCCTCCAACAATTCCGCTAAGTGTCGCCATAGCAAGGGCTACATCCTGGCGAAAAATGATCACCTCAATTCCTGATGAATCCAAATTGCCATATACAAATGCGGCATGTGATTCGGTTGCTCCATTAATACCTTCTCAATTAATTTTCAGAGCAATCAATATTAATATGAGAGATATAGATTTACTGAAGCAAGAACATCCGAACGCCAGTTCAGTTAGATTATACATGAGTATACCTGATCCGGATTTCCCATTTCAAATCTGTGGTATGCTTGTTCCGGTTGATGCGCAGAACAATGAAATGCTTACCAGGGCAGGTGATGCGAATACATCAAGGGAAGATTTGTTAAATAAGGAAGAATATTCTACCGTTTATGATTTTACTCAACCTTGTCCAACTTTATGCAGCACTATGAGTCCACTATTTGACAGTTTTAATAGCGTTGAACCTTATTTGCAGTATACCAAATAATGGCTCTTCCCGCCAGTTTGATCTATACAGGAATCATTGTTCCTGTAAGTGTTTTAATTCCTATTGGTATGGCTGCTTCCAAAAGAAAGTATGCTGATAGGTCACTGGAAATAATCTGGTATTATTTACTACTGGATTGTGTCGTAAATGTATTGGCTGTGGTACTTGCAAATCACAAGATTAACAATCTCCCGGTTTTACATGTTTTCACTATACTCGAATTTGTATTGATGAGCTACTTTTATCTGTCCGTTTTGAAAGAGGAAGCAGCTGGCAGGATTATTAAATATCTGTTGATTCTTTTCCCGGTGTTCTGCATTGTAAACTTCTTGTTTTTTCAAAGTATCTATCAATTTAATACCTATGCCAGGCCGGTTGAAGCATTAATTATAATGGGCTGTAGTCTTGCTTATTTTGCGCAAAGCAACGATGCAGAGACCAGGTGGTCATTAAATCCAATAAACTGGATTAATACCGGAATACTGTTATACTTTTCGGGCGCCCTGTTTATTTTCTCTTTCTCAAATTTAACGGTAAACGAGCTGAGTGAAAAGTATCATGCGATCAATATTTTAATGTGGAATATCCATGCCACACTTTTACTCATTATGTATCTTTTAATTGCCTTTGGGTTTAGTAAATGCAGGAAACAGTAGGGGATAATATTTTTCTGTTGATCATATTGTGTACTGGTGGTATTTTTCTGCTGGTCATCTCATTTGTGATTTTATTTATAAACAATCAGAAAAAATTATTAAGGAACAGACAGCAGATTCATGAAGCAGAAATGAGTTATCAAAAGGAATTGATGCGGGTAGTATTACAATCACAAGAGGAAGAAAGAAAGCGGATTGGTCAGGATTTACACGATGATGTTGGAGGTTCTTTGTCAAATTTGCGCATGTTAATTAACCGGGATGAACTTCCTGAAGAACAGGAGAACAAAGCTGTAATAGCTAATCATAAGTTGTTAATTGATAAGATTATACAAGATGTACGTAACATCTCACATAATTTATCACCACCTGCTTTAGCATTATTTGGTTTTACGGTGGCGCTGGAAGAATTAATTGATAGTATTAATGATGAAGATAATTCATTGATAACACTTATTAACGATGCAGAGGCTATTACAGATCAATTACCATATGACATGGCTTTGGCCTTAATCAGGGTATTACAAGAGCTCATTTCCAATACCATTAAGCATGGGGATGCAAAACGGATAGAGGTATCCATTTTCATGGAAAATGGGTTATTAGTCATTCAATATAGGGATGAGGGAGTGGGGTATGATCCTGGTAATCAGAAAAACAGAAAAGGAATGGGTATGCAAAATATAGAAAGCAGGTTGAATATGATCAATGCGACTTATACTATGAAAACTGCTCCGGGATCCGGATTCTCTATGTTTATAGTGTTGAACAGTTCTTTAGTTTAGATTTTAATTTATGTCAGACAAAATACGTATTGCTGTTGTTGATGACCAAAACTTGTTTCGGGAAGGACTGGTTAATCTTTTAAGTAGTAAAGCTGATTATCAGCTGGTGGCCCAGGCTGAGAATGGGAAGGTTTTTTTAGAACAGCTTGACAGGCTGGAAAGTCTTCCTGATGTGGCATTGATTGATATGAATATGCCAGAAATGAACGGGGTTGAACTGAATGCTGTTTTGCATAAAGATTATCCTTCGATAAAAGTGATCATACTTTCTGTGCATGGTGAAGAGCGTTATTTAAGTAAAATGATAGAGGCCGGGGCTTGCTGTTATCTGATCAAGAATTGTGAAACCAGCGAATTGTTTTCGGCTATTCATAATACCTATCATGTAGGTTTTCATTTTAATATCGAAACTTTAAATGCAATGCGGAATGCGGCCAAATACCGCAAACAAGGTTTGAAAAGTATGAGCAGTATTCCTATCAATCTTTCGGAGCGGGAAACTACCATCTTAAAGATGATCTGTGATGAATTGACTAATATTGAAATCTCGGAAAAGTTATTCATCAGCAGCCGTACTGTGGATGGGCACCGCACAAACCTGCTCACCAAAACCGGTTGTAAAAACACAGCGGGTTTAGTCATCTTTGCCATCAAATATGGCATCTTCGAAGTTAAATTCTAATCGAAAACCTCTTTATTCTTTCCTGAAACGTGGTGACCAGGTGTTTTTACCTGGTCACCACGTTAAAACACCTGTTTACCAAGCCGGGATATTCAACGCGGAAAAAAACCTTTATTCTGCCTTTACTTTGACATGTCAAACGATTAAAGCGCTTTAATTTAAATCTGACAAAGGCAGAAACCGAAAAGCCTTAACAGAGTAGGTAAAATTGAACCCTCAAAACTCTACGACCATGAATACCGAATTAACCGTTGAATCAGAAGCATCAGAAATTATCGATGCGCTGAAAGAGCAAGCATCAACACTTTTATCATCCGTATTAAAGGAGCCGCTAACAGATTTTGGCGTAACCAAGCTAGGAAATTTCCCTTATTACTACGTGAATCCTAATAACTTGCTGTTTAATGCGACAACTTATGAATGGATCAGTACTGCTTTAACTGCAGATGCGACTCCTGTGACACTTGACGAGCCATTTGTTAATATTTATACTCAAGCAATAGCCAGCGTAGGTTATAAGCTGTCGAATGCAGATC
The sequence above is drawn from the Pedobacter cryoconitis genome and encodes:
- a CDS encoding sensor histidine kinase; this translates as MQETVGDNIFLLIILCTGGIFLLVISFVILFINNQKKLLRNRQQIHEAEMSYQKELMRVVLQSQEEERKRIGQDLHDDVGGSLSNLRMLINRDELPEEQENKAVIANHKLLIDKIIQDVRNISHNLSPPALALFGFTVALEELIDSINDEDNSLITLINDAEAITDQLPYDMALALIRVLQELISNTIKHGDAKRIEVSIFMENGLLVIQYRDEGVGYDPGNQKNRKGMGMQNIESRLNMINATYTMKTAPGSGFSMFIVLNSSLV
- a CDS encoding alpha/beta hydrolase produces the protein MRTLKFMILTVSIVLGTISGYAQGAKTTKPTIIFVHGIWADGSSWTSQINDLQAKGYPVISVQNPITSLSDDVAATKRAIDRAEGNVILVGHSWGGFVITQAGNDPKVIGLVYVAALVPDLGETLPSLSAKGPAVNLKDYFEPVGGFVYLSKEGVKTVFAQDLTGKQQNLIYATQTPASQTVFGDQSGEPAWKQKPSWYIVAKSDKAIHPDLERFMAKRSHAKTIEIEASHVVMISHAKEVLAVIEEAANSKK
- a CDS encoding response regulator transcription factor produces the protein MSDKIRIAVVDDQNLFREGLVNLLSSKADYQLVAQAENGKVFLEQLDRLESLPDVALIDMNMPEMNGVELNAVLHKDYPSIKVIILSVHGEERYLSKMIEAGACCYLIKNCETSELFSAIHNTYHVGFHFNIETLNAMRNAAKYRKQGLKSMSSIPINLSERETTILKMICDELTNIEISEKLFISSRTVDGHRTNLLTKTGCKNTAGLVIFAIKYGIFEVKF